One genomic window of Evansella cellulosilytica DSM 2522 includes the following:
- a CDS encoding crossover junction endodeoxyribonuclease RuvC codes for MPRLLSLDQSITSCGYSIFEIHNNQSELIDYGTIKLNTKLDYFERIICLENILNEMVKDYNIKLAIVEDIQKHRGTGLTTYKKLSSLLFFLQYFFYYRNIECQVVHVNTWRNGYRNVFGLPRINKDIVYEHIFNILGEPSDFDNHQSDSIAMGLFHCHHNLVLRNGLFNL; via the coding sequence ATGCCTCGGCTGTTATCACTCGACCAGTCAATCACTTCCTGCGGTTATTCCATATTCGAAATACATAATAATCAATCCGAACTGATTGATTACGGAACGATTAAACTTAATACCAAATTAGATTATTTCGAAAGGATAATCTGCTTAGAAAATATATTAAATGAAATGGTAAAGGATTATAATATCAAACTTGCAATTGTAGAAGATATCCAAAAGCATAGAGGAACTGGACTAACGACATACAAGAAATTATCTTCCTTATTATTCTTTCTACAATACTTCTTTTATTATAGAAATATTGAATGCCAAGTTGTCCACGTTAACACTTGGCGAAACGGTTATAGGAACGTTTTTGGATTACCACGAATCAACAAGGATATAGTATATGAGCATATATTTAACATCTTAGGAGAACCTTCCGACTTTGATAATCATCAAAGTGACAGCATAGCAATGGGGTTATTCCACTGTCATCATAATCTAGTCTTAAGAAATGGATTATTTAATTTATAG